A portion of the Pedobacter cryoconitis genome contains these proteins:
- a CDS encoding glycosyltransferase family 32 protein, which translates to MSIPKIIHQTFKTSKLPLLTRWHIARFRKKNPDYTYEFYDDQRIEAFLAHEYGAEVLSLYKKINIGAAKADFFRYAVLYKKGGVYVDIDSGINGSLNQFIEPGDAAIITREGNPDLFAQWALIYSPEHPFLKRTMEMVLENIRQNKYPHDVHQMTGPTVYTQAILESLKDNPEIPHRILGTDYNGYLKVKYKLGKFFLYERGDHWKKKQLTTPVLKQE; encoded by the coding sequence ATGTCAATACCAAAAATCATACACCAGACCTTCAAAACGTCTAAATTACCCTTATTGACCCGATGGCACATCGCCCGGTTCAGGAAGAAAAATCCTGACTATACTTATGAATTTTATGACGACCAGCGAATTGAGGCCTTCCTGGCCCACGAATATGGTGCAGAGGTCTTATCACTTTATAAAAAGATAAATATAGGAGCGGCCAAAGCAGATTTTTTCCGTTATGCGGTCCTCTATAAGAAAGGTGGGGTCTACGTAGATATTGACAGTGGTATAAACGGAAGCCTGAATCAATTCATTGAGCCTGGCGATGCCGCAATCATCACCAGGGAAGGAAATCCTGATTTATTTGCACAATGGGCATTAATTTATAGTCCTGAACATCCATTCTTAAAAAGAACAATGGAAATGGTTCTTGAAAATATCCGTCAGAACAAATATCCGCATGATGTCCATCAAATGACCGGGCCTACTGTTTATACCCAAGCTATTTTGGAATCTTTAAAAGACAATCCTGAAATCCCGCACCGCATATTAGGCACAGATTATAATGGCTATTTAAAAGTAAAATATAAGCTCGGAAAGTTTTTCTTATATGAAAGAGGTGATCATTGGAAAAAAAAGCAACTCACTACTCCTGTACTCAAACAGGAGTAA
- the meaB gene encoding methylmalonyl Co-A mutase-associated GTPase MeaB, protein MKTIAQYLSAIQEGDYLSLARVLTLIENSLPGSSEILKELVINQQTPVIGITGPPGAGKSTLVNAMIDRLSEQDKKIAVLAVDPTSPFNLGSLLGDRVRMSAHFNKPNVFIRSVATRGSVGGLSAKIIEMTDVLKAAGFDYIIVETVGVGQSEIEIAGLADITMVILVPEAGDEIQHIKSGLMEIGDAFVVNKADREGADSFANQLKKMLHQRVHAVPVFKTVADKQTGVNELLAWLTGLEIRKNEKKLFLYTEKAFKLIQNDRMQDVLKTELQQKIAEVLEQKDFNLYRFVGAYLK, encoded by the coding sequence ATGAAAACCATAGCGCAATATTTGTCGGCCATACAAGAAGGTGATTATTTGTCTTTAGCCAGAGTACTGACACTTATTGAAAATTCTCTTCCCGGCAGTAGTGAAATCCTAAAGGAGCTTGTCATTAATCAGCAGACCCCGGTAATTGGGATCACTGGTCCTCCAGGGGCTGGTAAAAGTACGCTGGTCAATGCAATGATTGACAGGCTAAGTGAGCAGGATAAAAAAATTGCAGTGCTGGCTGTTGATCCTACTTCTCCTTTTAATCTGGGTTCTTTATTAGGCGACAGGGTCCGGATGTCTGCACATTTCAATAAACCCAACGTTTTTATCCGTTCTGTAGCAACACGGGGCTCTGTTGGAGGGCTTTCTGCAAAGATTATTGAGATGACTGATGTTTTAAAGGCAGCGGGTTTTGATTATATTATTGTAGAAACAGTTGGTGTTGGCCAGTCGGAGATTGAAATTGCAGGTTTGGCAGATATAACCATGGTTATTTTAGTTCCTGAAGCTGGTGATGAAATTCAGCATATTAAATCAGGTTTAATGGAAATAGGAGATGCTTTTGTAGTGAATAAAGCAGACCGGGAGGGAGCAGATAGTTTTGCCAATCAACTCAAGAAAATGCTGCATCAACGTGTTCATGCAGTGCCGGTATTTAAAACAGTTGCTGATAAACAAACCGGTGTGAATGAATTACTGGCCTGGCTTACAGGACTTGAAATCAGGAAGAATGAGAAAAAATTGTTCTTGTATACTGAAAAGGCATTCAAATTAATACAGAATGATAGAATGCAGGATGTCCTGAAAACTGAACTTCAACAGAAAATTGCTGAAGTTCTTGAACAGAAAGATTTTAACCTTTACCGGTTTGTAGGAGCATACCTTAAATAA
- a CDS encoding glycosyltransferase encodes MKVSGFTYMRNSFKYGYPVIESIKSILPLCDEFIAVVGKSEDGTREAIEAIGSDKIRIIDTVWDDDLIKGGKVFAQQSNIGLKAVTGDWAFHIQSDEVFHEDDLAEIKKAMEDNLHDKKVEGFLFNFLHFIGDYKHRGTTRKWHRREIRIIRNDPSYYSYKDSQGFRSYPSLADYEKNTNSRKLKVKLLNARIFHYSYCRNPDLLLGKVKSFGSYYAPKEHVLEHYKKFKTFDFGTVADILAPFEEPHPATMKDTIAAQDWTFKHNPNKIDLSPRRMFLHRIEMLTGWRIGEYKNYKIIK; translated from the coding sequence ATGAAAGTAAGCGGCTTCACTTATATGCGAAATAGTTTCAAATACGGATATCCTGTAATTGAGTCTATAAAATCTATACTCCCTTTGTGCGATGAATTTATAGCTGTGGTTGGTAAATCGGAAGACGGAACACGCGAAGCCATCGAAGCTATTGGCTCAGACAAGATCAGGATCATAGATACCGTTTGGGATGATGATTTAATTAAAGGAGGTAAAGTATTCGCTCAGCAATCCAATATCGGCCTGAAAGCAGTAACTGGTGACTGGGCATTTCATATTCAATCTGACGAAGTATTCCATGAAGATGACCTGGCCGAAATAAAAAAAGCCATGGAAGATAACCTGCATGATAAAAAAGTAGAAGGGTTCTTATTCAACTTTCTTCATTTCATAGGGGATTATAAACATAGAGGTACAACCAGAAAATGGCACCGCAGGGAAATCAGGATTATCAGAAATGACCCTTCTTATTATTCTTATAAAGATTCACAAGGGTTTAGAAGTTACCCGTCCTTAGCAGATTACGAAAAAAACACGAACAGCAGGAAGCTAAAGGTTAAATTGCTGAATGCCCGTATATTTCATTACTCTTATTGCCGGAATCCTGATTTATTGCTGGGAAAAGTTAAGAGCTTTGGCAGTTATTATGCGCCGAAAGAACACGTTCTCGAACACTATAAAAAATTCAAGACCTTCGATTTCGGAACTGTTGCAGATATTCTTGCTCCTTTCGAAGAGCCGCATCCGGCAACGATGAAAGATACCATTGCAGCACAAGACTGGACTTTCAAACACAATCCCAATAAGATAGATTTATCCCCCCGGAGAATGTTTCTGCACCGGATTGAAATGCTAACTGGATGGCGTATTGGTGAATATAAAAACTACAAAATCATTAAATAG
- a CDS encoding ABC transporter ATP-binding protein, with amino-acid sequence MKTYFRLLSFSKPIEKYAIPYALVTILAIFFNTLLFTLLGPLLETLFSSRAATAGPTLLEKASAFDFIGHINAYINYTIENYGKLYTLKIVCGAIVICVFLANLFRYLSQRFMEDLRVHTLLNLRKSVFNNVMDLHLGYFNNERKGDIISKVASDVQVVQGTVTNTLQVVFKEPVQLIFYIVVLLSISLKLTLFSLLVIPVSGFIISKIVKRLKQQARESHESFARMIGFLDEALGGIRIIKAFNATLRIKDKFHNENLVYSDLNRKMARRQQLASPVSQTLGVLVVVFIVLYGGSMILQHQGDLTPSKFLVYIATFSQVMQPVKALSDSFSSIHSGLAAGVRVLDLIDTKPELTDAENAIQLQDFKETIRFENVSFNYGEKEVLKDVSFTVKKGQNIALVGPSGGGKSTMIDLIPRFYDPKAGGIYFDNINLKDISLDSLRHQMGTVNQESILFNETIFNNIAFGKPDATKDEVIAAAKIANAHDFILNTENGYETSIGDRGNKLSGGQKQRICIARAVLANPPIMLLDEATSALDTESERLVQDALNRLMENRTSIIIAHRLSTIQHADMILVVDNGKIVESGNHSALLNQNGLYRRLIDMQTFAD; translated from the coding sequence ATGAAGACCTATTTTAGATTATTATCCTTTTCAAAGCCTATAGAAAAATATGCTATTCCATATGCTTTGGTAACTATACTTGCTATATTTTTCAATACACTCCTATTTACTTTACTGGGGCCGTTACTGGAAACACTTTTTTCTTCCAGGGCAGCAACTGCCGGACCTACTTTACTGGAAAAAGCCTCAGCATTTGACTTCATCGGACACATTAACGCCTACATCAATTATACTATTGAGAACTATGGCAAACTATACACCCTTAAAATTGTATGCGGAGCCATTGTAATCTGTGTATTTTTAGCGAATCTTTTTCGCTACCTCTCTCAGCGATTTATGGAAGATCTGAGAGTACACACCCTGCTAAATCTGCGGAAATCGGTTTTTAACAATGTGATGGATCTTCATCTGGGCTATTTCAATAATGAGAGAAAAGGTGATATTATCTCAAAAGTTGCCTCAGATGTGCAAGTCGTGCAGGGCACAGTAACCAACACTTTACAGGTCGTATTCAAGGAGCCTGTTCAGCTCATATTTTATATCGTTGTATTGTTATCAATTTCGCTGAAACTTACTTTATTCTCACTTTTGGTGATTCCGGTTTCTGGCTTTATTATTAGTAAAATTGTTAAAAGATTAAAGCAGCAAGCCAGAGAATCTCACGAAAGCTTTGCAAGAATGATTGGCTTTTTAGATGAAGCGCTGGGTGGAATCAGGATCATTAAAGCATTTAATGCAACGCTTAGAATCAAGGATAAATTCCATAATGAGAATCTTGTTTATTCAGATTTGAACAGAAAGATGGCGCGCAGACAGCAACTGGCATCCCCTGTTTCACAAACCCTTGGTGTATTGGTTGTTGTATTTATAGTCCTTTATGGAGGAAGTATGATTCTACAGCATCAAGGAGATCTTACCCCTTCAAAATTCCTGGTATACATTGCTACCTTTTCACAGGTTATGCAGCCTGTAAAAGCACTATCTGATTCATTCAGCTCTATTCACTCAGGACTGGCAGCTGGCGTAAGGGTATTAGATCTTATCGATACTAAACCTGAATTGACAGATGCAGAAAATGCCATACAACTTCAGGATTTCAAAGAAACTATACGTTTTGAAAACGTGTCTTTCAATTACGGTGAGAAAGAAGTATTAAAAGATGTCAGCTTTACGGTAAAGAAAGGTCAGAACATTGCACTTGTAGGTCCATCTGGTGGGGGGAAAAGTACAATGATTGATTTGATCCCACGCTTTTATGATCCTAAAGCAGGAGGTATTTATTTCGATAACATTAACTTAAAAGACATCTCTCTGGATAGCCTGAGGCACCAAATGGGCACTGTTAACCAGGAATCAATTCTTTTCAACGAAACTATTTTCAACAATATTGCTTTTGGTAAACCTGACGCAACCAAAGATGAAGTTATTGCGGCAGCGAAAATCGCCAATGCCCATGATTTTATTCTGAATACAGAGAACGGTTATGAAACCAGTATCGGAGACAGGGGAAATAAATTATCAGGAGGACAGAAACAACGTATTTGTATTGCCAGAGCTGTCTTAGCAAATCCGCCGATTATGCTCCTTGATGAGGCTACATCGGCACTGGATACTGAGTCTGAAAGACTTGTACAGGATGCACTGAACAGATTGATGGAAAACAGGACATCTATTATAATCGCGCACAGGCTAAGTACAATTCAGCATGCGGATATGATACTTGTGGTTGACAATGGTAAAATTGTCGAATCCGGAAATCACTCTGCTTTACTTAATCAGAATGGTCTTTACAGAAGATTAATAGATATGCAGACCTTTGCAGATTAA
- a CDS encoding glycosyltransferase family 2 protein produces the protein MLVTSLIVATYNWPEALNLCLLSIKNQKVLPAEVIIADDGSGQDTRLLIEKFQRIFPVPLIHIWHEDSGFRKSISLNTAIKKAKGNYIVQVDGDVILDQNFIKDHQSLAETDVFVRGTRAHITQKMLPEIYSTEKISFNFLSKGIINRFNAIRLPLLAFLFEKKIKNSNSVRGSNLAYWKSDFLLINGYNNDLKGWGHEDEELAARFINNGKLKKAVKFKAIQFHLSHGETSRTNEPVHAQVVQNTLLKKIKACDNGIAQL, from the coding sequence ATGCTTGTAACGTCACTTATCGTAGCTACATACAATTGGCCGGAAGCACTTAATTTATGCTTATTAAGTATTAAAAATCAAAAAGTGCTTCCGGCTGAAGTTATCATTGCAGATGACGGATCAGGACAGGATACCAGATTATTAATTGAAAAATTCCAACGTATTTTTCCAGTTCCTTTAATTCATATCTGGCATGAAGATTCAGGATTCCGAAAATCTATCAGCTTAAATACTGCCATTAAAAAGGCTAAAGGGAATTATATTGTTCAGGTAGATGGAGACGTTATCCTGGATCAGAACTTTATCAAAGATCATCAATCGCTTGCCGAAACAGATGTTTTTGTGAGGGGCACGCGTGCTCATATTACTCAAAAAATGCTGCCTGAAATTTATAGCACAGAAAAGATCAGCTTTAATTTCTTGTCTAAAGGGATAATTAACCGCTTTAATGCAATTCGTTTACCCTTGCTGGCATTTTTATTTGAGAAGAAAATAAAGAATTCAAATAGCGTAAGAGGAAGTAACTTAGCTTATTGGAAATCAGATTTTTTACTGATCAATGGATATAATAACGACCTTAAAGGCTGGGGACATGAAGATGAGGAACTTGCTGCAAGATTTATTAATAACGGGAAACTGAAGAAAGCAGTTAAATTCAAGGCTATTCAATTTCATTTGTCACATGGAGAGACCTCGAGAACAAACGAGCCAGTACATGCCCAGGTTGTACAGAATACACTCCTAAAAAAGATAAAAGCTTGTGATAATGGTATTGCACAGCTCTAA